The Lathyrus oleraceus cultivar Zhongwan6 chromosome 5, CAAS_Psat_ZW6_1.0, whole genome shotgun sequence genome includes the window ctcaaaaaatttaattgacgttattagattaatttttgtgtttttgtatttttttcccttttattttaatagttttttttaCGTATATCAATTGTTTGTTCTTAAAAGGGACATTGtcgatattttcctatttgttgttgcattactgaattagttatgtgttttctcattgtttgttgattttttttctaCTGAGTTTAatatggctgaccaaagaactctgagagaacttgctgctcctgatatgaattacaatggtttatgtattgaatatgttgatgttactgttccttttgagttgaaatttggtttaatacacttgttgccaaggtttaatggtcttgcaagtgaggatccgcataagcatcttaaggaatttcaggttgtttgctctacaccattgagacctaaaggaatcaccgaagatcacatcaagctgagagccttcccgttttcactacagggtgctgccaaggattggttatattatcttgagtCGAATTTTGTCACGACTTGGAATGATTTGAAGAGAGTCTTCCTAGAGAGATACTTTCCTGCCTCCAGGGTTGCATCAATCCGAAAagaaatatgtggtattagacagggAAATGAGTCATTGGCTGAGTATTGGAAGAGATTCAAACAATTAGTATCCAGCTGCCCTCAACATCAAATTACCGAACAATTGCTTATTCAGTATTTCTATGAGGGATTGTTACCAATGGATAGAAACATTCTTGATGttgctagtggtggagcacttgtcgATAAAACTTTAGTTGCTGCTAAAGCCCTAattgagaacatgtcactcaACTCCCAACAATTCACAACCAGAAATAATTCTATGGTCCAAACAAAAGGTGTGAATGACATTCAGGTTTCCTCTTCCAACAAGGCTTTAGAAACCATAATTGAAGAGCTTACTTCTTTAGTGAAACAAACGACAGTGAGTAAACCTCAAACAGCAAAGttgtgtggtatttgtacttctaCTGAACATCCACCTGACACATGTCCTATTCTTCAAGATGATTCGGTCACTCAGTTGCCTCAAGCATATGCAGCTAACTTTTTCAACCAAAGCAACAATCAGAAAGGGTACAACATTCCTGAATTGTCCACCAACAAATAtcatcccaattggaggaactatccaaaccttcgatatggaaaccaGCAGCCCACCCAATAACAATTAGTCACACCCCTGCCACTTACCACTCCCCAAGTCTCCACCTTTGCACCTTCCGGACCTTCATTGGAggatcttgtcaaacaaatggctgtTAACAATCTCCAATTTGCGCAACGAATAGATTCCAGTATTCAGACTTTACAGACACAGATTGGACAGCTTGCCACTTCGAtgaatgccatgcagcaagcccaaggatcaaaccaacttcCTGCCCAAACTATTATGAACCCAAAAGGtcctaatgctaatgtgagtgtAATTTCGTTGAGATCCGGGAAGGTAACAGAACCAACCccagaaaataaaaaaaaaaatcttgaGGTAACACCTGGACCTTCTTCCGTTGTGATAGAAACTGAAACCTTTGTTGTGGTAGaaactgaaaaagaaaaagagaatgaGTATGTGCCACCAGTTCCCTTCCCACATAGAATACTGAAAAATAAAAGGACTGATGATGGAGacaaggagagagagattttagATGTGTTCAGAAAAGTGGCGGTAAACATTATGCTTCTTGATGTTATTAAGCAGGTTCCAAAGTATGCAAAATTTCTAAAAGACTTGTGCACAAGTAAGAAAAGGTTGAAGGGCAATGAGAGAGTAAATTTGGGACGAAACATTTCAGCCCTTATCCAGCCTAAATATTCACCTGAAAAAGCTACTGTTTCATCCCTCAATCAAGCCATACCCCAGAAGTGCAAGGATCCAAGAACTTTTGTTATTCCATGTACcattggggatagtaaattcgacaattacatgcttgatttgggagcaGGCATTAATGTTATACCTACTTTTGTTTATAATAACCTTGATCTTGGTCCTTTACAACATACAGGTTTAATCATTCAACTAGCGAATAAAAGTATTGCTCGCCCTATTGGAGTAGTGGAAGATGTCcttgttcaagttaatgacttgatttttcctACAGATTTCTACATTCTGGACATGTATGGAGAAACAAATTCAAGCAGACCgcccatcattttaggcagatTGTTCATGAAAACGGtgaaaacaaaaattgatgtcgacgatggaaccatgtccatggaatttggtgacattgtcgcaaaatttaacattttcgataccatgaaacatcccttggaggagcattctatttttcatattgaattgatctctgagttggttgatgacactttttctgaattgttttcacttgattttccatctctatctgggtttgatgatgtttattcatgtgatgattgtactgacactaacctttgtgttgtttgtgctgagattgatgctgccttgcagggtgatagtataaatgaagttgtttatgtggctgaagctcttgacattccgactgccccaaacataccatccattgaacaaccacattctttagagcctaaaccacttcccgaggattcatattattcatcaaagcttcaacttaagcagaaatataagaagggaattggatggaccttggctgacactcgtgatattagctcattcatatgtatgcataggatctcacttaaagatgaaacaaaagtagtgagaCAGCCCTATAatcctttaattcttgatgttgtgaaaaaggagatcactttcacgtgcccattcaataattttacttatcgaagatacttttttgatcctggaatacaagacaaatgcactaatcaaaatttcaaggtcaatggacactacctaaagctactccatgagaaactgactttggaagaagagactatagaagagctctctttgggaaaggctgcttatgcgatcatttatccgccttgactcctcgggtgtgttctttcctttctctcactcttattttatatttgtgctatttcattgaggacaatgtatgttttaagtgtgggggagggaaccatttatttgttttgttttctctgttttgttttcagtttttctctgttttggtttttgtttgctttcttaaaaaaaattgcatgctttttcctttggtttttgagttacaattatgagtatttttcttagttctcttggctaaagtcttgtggtgtgatgtgaaaaatttgttgtgcatttttagtatgataggtaggaCTATACTCTAAATTGTATATCTTTAGCAGTAGATCATTAACCCTGGTGAGCTTTGAGCCTTATATGaataacatacaaaaatccatctctttctttcttgtgtgattcactcatgtctgttggtctctagaacttgaattgcctcttgttgatgttgttgtttacttgtgcacactgatatgataaaggcaattttattttattttgttttttttagcTAGTTATCCAAAAAGTCAACCCTAAAATAATTgcatcccttgtttgaaaccccattgagcctattatcctttttttatttaaaactcattacaagtcgagaagtgaaaaacaatattatcaccctattcaaagggttgaaagggtcttgtttggagttgtgtgggattgaataattctgtttgtaatatttcagaagttggcagaaaaagaaaaaaaatagaaaaaaaagaatgaaaaaatagAAGGATAAGAGGAAGAAAAAATAGAAGGATAAGAGGAAGAAAAAAAAGGAATTATGTTTTTAATATTTCAATACATGTCAATACATTCTCCTTAAAAAAAAGAGGAAAGAGAAGAGAAAACAATTGCTATAGAGTTGTTCAAGTGAataaaatattttgtaaattcaacttccgcagtttctttcaagtctcttttatctctttaaattttagcctagtaccccttaggatttatctcacccttaccttggccacgttacaaccaaataaaagttattttgatatttgtgtgcatgtatttcaactgtggatgttagagtcctttcaagcttatggtagtactaattttcatgttgtactttgagtgtaaacagttaatctaaacacttgagagttgagtgaattacatcctgtgaggatcttactattgttgatgtactttttggtaatctgtttttctatatgctttgaatgtcacaaaaagttgcttactaacaccatattcttgaagcttagacttagaattatgCTTATATCCTGTATCTTGAAAACTTTTGGAAGTGCATGCTctgttttctttccttttgttttgaaattgtaattttgctctgaatgcaaaagttcaagtgtgggggaatttgatcagtgcattttgatgcacattcttctataattgtacttaggcgtttatctagtttattttgcttattttactattttattatgtttttagatttaagttcttgtttgcctttaatctattttcgtttgctattttcagttttagcggttatttgataCCTGTCCACTGTTCGAgtcataacttgagctacgggATGCTGTTTTGCAAGTTATGacatgcgttggaaagctaagagaaagagctaaaacttttatgttgaagcCAAAAGCTGATTCAGAGTGAAGACATCTCAAATAACtcgttgaagtttcgtactttaggaaatattttcttttgggccatttgttgggctgaatttaggttttccgacccagtttgaattataagtgaaactcttattctgtttaaaagggaAGTTGCGGTACTGTAGCAAATACACATTATTCACGATAACTTTTTACTTTTGTGCaatcatgaagaggaactaatcttcTAGAGTCAATCGGATGTAACCGAgtttccaaggctttgaggtttttattctatcaatttaatttcatTCTCTTTCtaattctattctatgaaatttcatttgcttaatctggattttatggaatggttttgattgaattcgtatgattgcattcctaactattaatcgttgttttcgtcgctttgtcgttaaattgcgtttgtaaatcgtgtttacttaattcacgattgtatttatccgtttgcttaattcagaatataagaatataaatctgtcatatatctattgtgcttgtcaatcgaatttgaatcgaatagagatcgaagccgcttagggaattggtaggtaaaaaccagtgATTAGCCAGAAACCGAAAACAatagattgacttattttataatcacttattttaataactttttttgctttgttttctaaataGACCACTAAAACATAAATCCCCTTAAATCAATTTCATTAGGTTAacaataatacaagaatccttgcgatacgatactcgagttgtcgcttccgctaaactacagttttctaattactcgttttgacccgtgtgcgacaacgGATCACTCACACTTTATTTATCTCCAATCCACTTCTCTAAAGGAATAATTTCCTTAGGATTCTTGGTTGGACACATCTTGAGCACATATGCTACAGTAgcaacaacttctccccacaAGTGTGAGGtagcttcttctccttcagcgtgctccttgtcatatcaagcaaagttcggcttcttctttcagcaagaccattgtgttgaggagtGCATATAGCAGTCACCTCATGCTCAGTTCTATTCTCCTCATAGAACTTTCTGAACTCTatagagttatactcacctccaccatcaaTTCTGAGAACTTTCagcttctgaccactctgattcttAGCCTTGATTatgaatttcttaaattcagcaaacacctcgtatttgaactttataagggataccAACGTCATCTTTGTGAACTCGTCAACAAATGAAACAAATTATTTATTccctccaagtgaaggtactggaaatggtccacacacatcagaatgtaccACACCTAGAGCATGTTTTGCTCTTTGAGGCATTTCAGATGCAAATGGCAGTCTTGGTTTCTTCTCTCTCATGCACACATTGCATGACTTCTCtggcttcttaattgcaggaattcgatataccaacttctttgaattcatATGCCCTAAGCTTTTGAagttcaaatgaccaaatcttttgtgccaTAGTTATCTTTCCTTCACAACACTTATTGCACTAAGGCATTCAGAGTCTGCAGTTTTAGCATTCActttgaatgttctattcctttCCTATTTTGACTTCATAATCAGCTTCTGATTacagtcatacaacttcaaaatATTGCCGTTCATGGCAACTAAAAATCCTTTCTCAATTTGTTGACCTACACTCATCATATTTCTTTTCATGCAAGAAACATACCACACATTCTGAACCAATCTTGTTTTACCATTATTCATAACtactctgacatttcccataccttcaacattgaggtatttatcatcaacacatatgatttttttcttctttctagagtcaaagtcaaccagtCATTTTTTTCCCATTAAGATGATTTGAgcagccagtgtccatataccactAGTCTGCCAAATACGcatcatcagattcagaagccatcaatatcatagattcatcatcagaatctcctatggctatatttgcttcttctgactTCCTTTCCTTATTTGACCAACAATCAGCAGCGAAGTGGTCAAACTTCTTATAATAGTAGCACTAAACCTTCCTCCTGTCATACTTCTCCTTCTCCTTTTAAGCACTCTTTTCCCTTTTAAAAGTTGAGGTTTCTGATTTATGAACACCATCAGATCTCTTCTTGGCTTCTGACCAAGACTACTTCTGATAGTTCTCACCACAAGCTGCTTTTAGAGCTTGTTGCTCTGCCTCCATTTCAGAGTTTCTCTTagtcagacgcaactcttgtgcctctataatgctttgcagctcttcaattcgcatggtgctaagatccttagaatgtttaattgctaccacaatgtaatcaaacaaaggagtaagagatctaagtaccttctcaatgattCTTTCATCggagagagtttctccacacgacttcatctcatttgtgatcagaatcactctggagatgtagtcaggtaccttctcattgttcttcatattgcgattctcatactgcttacgTGTAGACTaaagcttcaccttcttcattgatGCATCATTGTCGTAGCACCGTACTAGTGTGTCCCACGCATCCTTCTCCGTCTTCGAATCAACGATCTTCTCAAACATGTTCTCGTCCACACACGCTGATGGATGTAGAATAACACATTATGATCCTTCTTTCTCAGATCACGTTGAGCATTCCTCTGCGCATCTGTTGTATTTGTCGGAAGTGCAACCGGAACGTAACAGTcgttgacgagatcaagaacatcttgagcgtcaaacaacacacgcatctgaATCATCCATTGATTACAATTCTTGCCATCGAACACTGGAATCTTAGCACTCAGATTATTGTTTTCGTTCATCTTCAATCTTGTGAAATTCACTCAGATGTCACCAAACTTTAGTGTTTCCCAATCCCGcagaatcaagaaatgtgattctATTACGATTCTTATAAAAAATTCAACACAAATTCAAGAAACGATATCAATCACATAACGTTTCACCGTTCACTCGTGTTTTCCTGTGGATTTGAATcagagctctagataccaattatTGGTGCACAAGGGGAAAAAGATAAAGATAGAAGAAGAGAGAGAATTAAAATAACAAACTTCCATTATTCTTTAAAACGGTTACAGTAAATAGTTACACGTACTCACTATACTTATTTATATACACAATagtaataataatagtaataataataataataatcataataatcataataatagtaataataataataataatgataataatcataataataatcataataataataataataatattaataatcataataataataataacaataataataataatatataataatatataataataacaataataataataataataataataataataataataatataaaaaataaataataataataatataataataatataataataataatataataataataataataataataataataataataatataataataataataataataataatatataataataataataataataaataataataata containing:
- the LOC127079950 gene encoding uncharacterized protein LOC127079950, translating into MAVNNLQFAQRIDSSIQTLQTQIGQLATSMNAMQQAQGSNQLPAQTIMNPKGPNANVSVISLRSGKVTEPTPENKKKNLEVTPGPSSVVIETETFVVVETEKEKENEYVPPVPFPHRILKNKRTDDGDKEREILDVFRKVAVNIMLLDVIKQVPKYAKFLKDLCTSKKRLKGNERVNLGRNISALIQPKYSPEKATVSSLNQAIPQKCKDPRTFVIPCTIGDSKFDNYMLDLGAGINVIPTFVYNNLDLGPLQHTGLIIQLANKSIARPIGVVEDVLVQVNDLIFPTDFYILDMYGETNSSRPPIILGRLFMKTLLLLLVVVVMVVVVVVIIVIVIVMVFRLKKLYVIKDRN